The nucleotide sequence AAAACATCTGCCCCTACAtcatcctctcctccctttcCTACACTCTCCTAGAACTCAGCCTCCTCCTGGAAAAACATTCCAAAACTAATGATCGTGCCATAAATCAGCACACCGCCAATAATGCTCATGAACATCGCCGGCACAGTAATAATATGACTATGCGCCAACACCGCTGGAAGAGCTACACCCATCATACACAAGAAACCCGTTGCGAAACGACCGAGATCGAGAACtccagaagaggaagaatcgGAGAAGTCATCGGGGGAAGAACAGCGGGATGCGAGGAAATTGGGGAGAGGAGCGAGAATAAATGTGAGGACGACAAGGAGGGGCAGGTATTGGTGGAAGAGTGCGCAAGAGAGGATTACGAGGAGGAATCCGAGGGCGAGCACCTAGGGGAAGATGTCAGTGGGAGGGAGGCAGGGGTAATTgatggaggggagggaaaCGTACGAAGGAGAGGgaaattattgtttttagGCCGGCGGTCATATTGAATAGACTGGGAAATGGCCCGTTGGATGAGTTGCGATTGAAATTGCGAGTTATCGTTCGCTTGCTTGCGCTATCGGTGTAGCTCTGCAACTATCGTGTTACAGACAATCTTACTATGCGATTGTCTCCTGTGTTCTTTTTCTCGATAGACAGACAGCTTGAGTGAGTGGGTAGATGTGAGAATTGTTGGTGGAGGATAGAATTACTGAAGCTTGTTGATAGTAGGAAATTCAAAGTCTCACTCACCAACCGCCTTGGAGCTGACGTTTCGGAAGCACGCGCTTAAACGATAGCTTCATAGCCTTGTTGATCCACTCACTAAAGCAGCACTAatctccctcccttccctGACACAGTCACCCTCAAAGTCTTGCCATTTTAAACTTCTAGCTCCCCATTCTAAATCGTACCTAACAACAGTTCGAGCTTGCCTCATCATCGTGTCTGCCTCATTCAAAAGCGTTCAGTTCCTCCATTCtacaatttccatttcccaaCCACTACATCCCAAGTTTTTGACGCTTATTTGAAGATACCCGTGTTTTTTATCTCTGCGTCTGAGTGGTTTCAACTGGCTTTTTATTCAAGATGTTTAGAAACAATTATGATAACGATTCTGTTACCTTGTAAGTCGATTACTACTTGGTGgcatggaaatggaaattgaaactGACGAGAATATAATTATAGCTCCCCACAAGGTCGAATCTTTCAAGTCGAATATGCTTCAGAGGCTGTGAAGCAGGGCAGTGTTGTTGTGGGAATAGTTAGCAAGACTCATGCTGTTCTTGTGGCTTTAAAGGTTAGTAGTTATGGGCTATTTACTTTCTGCTACGACTACAAACAGCAGAGTATATGGTACACCACAATATATCATCCTTTGCTTCACTCCCATTGTATAAAACTGAACCAAAACTAACACATCCTTTCCCCAACAGAGAAACGCAGAAGAACTCTCCTCGTACCAAAAAAAAGTAATCGCAATCGATGAGCACGTTGGACTTGCCCTCGCCGGTCTTGCCTCCGACGCCCGCGTCCTCTCCAACTTCATGAAAAACCAAACTCTCGCCTCGCGTTTAACATATGACCGAGCCATCCCCATCGAACGACTTGTCGCTTCAATCGGTGACCGCGCTCAAACTAATACTCAACATTACGGCAAGCGTCCTTACGGTGTTGGTCTTCTCGTAGCAGGTGTTGATGAAACCGGACCTCATTTATTCGAGTTCCAACCATCGGGCATGACGCAGGAAATGAATGCTTGTGCGATTGGTGCGAGGAGTCAAATGGCCAGAACTTATTTGGAGAGACATTTGGAGGAGTTCCCAGACtgtggaaaagaagaattggtTAAGCACGGCTTAAGAGCGCTTAAGGAATCTTTAGCTCAAGACAAGGAGTTGACGGTCGAGAATACGAGTGTGGGTGTCGTGGGAGTCAAGGCGGAAGGGGCTAAGAGCATTGAGGGTTTCAAGCTATTTGATGGCCAGGATGTAAAGCAATGGGTAGATTTGGCAGCGGATAGTGCAGAGGGTGCAGAAGGTACTGAAGCTGCGGAGGGCGGTGATTCGATGGAGGTAGATGCATAAATGGAGGTCGAACAATTTGGATGGCACTATGGATCACGACTTTAGCTAATAGAAATGAGCTCTGAAcacaatattctttttgtctGAAAGTGATTTGGATTCTAACGTCAATTGGCACAATCAAAGGTACAGTCAGAGGATGTAGGAATTCCAGCCCTGGTGCTATCCGACTCTAAACCTTCAGATGCGATTTGgagaatagaaataattatgCTTGTCTGGGACATATACAAGACTGCCTCGGAAATCCATTCTAAAAGTATGGAATAGTTttcatattgatatataaggAATTTGCAACGAATAGTGAAGACAAAGTCGAGATATTGGTTATGCTCTTGGATATTCAGCGTACATATGGTGTTCGCAGAGTGCAGGCTGGAAGATGTTCTTCACTTGAAAGACAGATAGGAGACAAGAttacctatctatctctgAAAATACTTTTCTGTCTATAGGGTTGGACTCGTCTTGGGAGTGGAggttgagatggagatggagatggagatgcggATATATATGCTTAGAAGGATGATGAGTATCTATCGAATCGAAACGAAGACAAGCGAGCAAAGGCTCGGGatcgaaagagagagaagctTACATGTATGTGGTATGGATGGAATAATTTCTATTCTATGATATTGCACATGATAGATActtcacacacacacaccacgAAGATTCCATCCGGAAACTCACTCCTACTATGTAATTTCCTTGCTGTTTCATGATTCTGAACGGCTTCTTGTATCACATGCAAGCATTGGTTAGGAACAAGAAACTGATACTAAtactttgatattctatatGCTATCATCCATGCTGAATATGCATTGCCAAAATCTAAAATGTTAAGGGCCATGTCCAAAATGTAAAGACAAGGCTAACGTATCTGTGAATGCAACATCTCCCTACTACTTTGACAGGTATCCCTCGAGGAATGGGATATCTGTCTATTCATTTCCCCACTCCAGTTTGAATCTTCCCTCTGTCAACTTGTAGTCCTTCAATGCCTGGATCGTCTCTTCGGCCGTTTTGCAGTCCACcacaatattcttatttgcCTCTCCCACAAATCCAGCCTCTACAGAATTTTTGACCCACGCCATTAGTCCATCCCAGTATCCATCTACATTGAGTACTACAATACCTCTCGTATGAATACCCAACTGATTCCAGGTAACTACTTCCATCAATTCCTCCAAGGTACCATAGCCACCGGGCAACGCAACGAAGCCCGAACCCGGACCCCCAGCAATAACTTCTTTAGCCATCATTGATTTCCGCGCGTGCATATCTTTCACTACAGTAGTTCTACCATAAATCTCATATTCAGGAAGTCCGTCCCCGTTTTCTGGTGTCCCAGTTCCGTTTTCCCTGCTATGAATACTGGCCGTCTCGCTGTTGGGCCCGCGCTCATATTTCACCAATGGAGCGGGTATGATACCATGCACAGCAGTGGGACCAGATAGTGCAACGAGGGTTCGAGCTACTTCGCCCATGAGCCCGACAGTGCCGCCACCGTAGACGAGTGATATGTTCTGCGAAGCCATGTGCTGGGCGAGAGAACGGGCCATGGCCATGTGGGAAGGAGAGATGCCCGGAGAAGAACCGCAGAAGACGCATATCTTCGTTGGGGGTGGAGAggtggatgaagaattggttGTTTGGGCTAAGGGGGAGGAAATGGATGGGTTGGTTGATTCGCGAAGGGAGGGGACAGGAGAAGCGGCggagagaggagaggcgCCACCGGATGCCATTTTGTTTTGTGGGTATGAGTTTGAGAAGTgcgggtgatgatgatgttgttgtttgtGAAGTgggaattgaaagaatatcTTGCGTATTGAAAGTCTTGTTTGttgttgtatgttgtatgttgtataCTGTCTGTTCGATTCGAGGTCTGTTCCAGTACGTACCTTAAGTACCCAAGAGAATTAGTGGTAAGAGTGGATGTATCTGCAGGTACGAGTTGTCTGGTGACGATCACAATAGAGAAGGAAACCTGTCAAAGGAGGAAACGTGGTCTGAGTTCAGAGAAAGGAGTGTGTTGATTTCTTGGTACGGAATTGACTGAATCACAATGAAGTATCTATGGTCATATATGtgatggggaagagaggTACGAAATAGTAATGTTAAGATAATTGTTGGGTATGATACAGTCCACCCCGCAGTCTGTGGGGTTGTTAGCGCTGTGTGATTGGTGTGTGGATGATCACAAGGGGTGGGAGCTGGACGGCTGTTATGTCATTGTGCTTATGTAATGGTAACCTCTCACTGCATTCCAATTTCCCTACACAATCGCTTCCCGGTGAGCTATTCGGTTATGGTCATTTGACAGACTCGGGCATgggaatatttaaaaagatgTTCAGACGACATCAGCACcatcaaaattgaagagtGAATGCAATGGGATTATAGGGATTAAGAACATGATCATTGAAACCTCTGGATTCACAACATAATCCCTCATTGTCGATTCGAGCTTGTGGATCCCACAAGTGTGCTACTCGGGAATCGCTCGTTGGAGCACTGCATCTCGATATCCAGCGAGGATCATGCTCACGGAATATCTACTAAATAGTTAGTTCAAACGGATTTACAGTTAAATACGTTGTTTGTGTAATAAGATTTTCCCTGTCAGTTCATTTCCGTGGTGACATCATGATACAGCGCCATCTACTCAACCAATCTTCTCCGCCTACATTGTCAGTATTAAAACGGCACACGAGGCAGCGTCTTGAAGGACCTCGCACAGTCAATCCGTCATGTCCCGGTTGTTTTGACTATTTTATCCCGCCAGTAGCCCGTTACTGTAAACTCAATCTGAGTTCATACATATGACCATAGTCACACAACAAATGAAGCTTACCCGTTCGATGTCTCTGTCGGATAGTCCTGTGGTGCTATGCTCTTTGGGTTGAGATACCCCTTCGAGGTTGAATCATCACAGAAATCCTTGGAAGTTAAAGGAGGTTTTTAGAATTGCGAGAAATATGGGAATATGCTGGTATGAGCTTCCGCACTTATACTTTATGCTGGTAAACTCATTTCATATGTCTGCTAGAATAATACACTATCACCGCGCCTAATTTTTCGTAACGCGGCTCATGTCTACAAAAACACATGTGTCAGAAAGTGTTCTTGCTACAATGTTTTGCCCAATATCCATTCACAAATTCTCTGTCAATGACAACAGATCGAAAAAGTCACTCATACTATGGGCTTCAACACAATCCGTACCCCTGACCTTCTTCTCACTATTCACGCACTTAAATCAGTATATTTGTCCCTCCCAGTTGCTCCTTATatttccccctctcccatcAATTGTGATACAAACATTTGCTTTCCCTTCTCACCCCtttcgaaaatcaatatgCAGATGTATTGAACTCAACCCTCTTCATTGCTTTAATCTTGGTGTTAGAGCTTGTTTAACGAGAGAGGTAGTCTAGATGTGGGATATGATGTTGGTAGTTAAAGTTGTTTGAGTGTTTAAATTAGTGGGCCCAAAGCAGACAGGGAAGATAGGAATACAGGCTGCAGAGTAAATGATTTTTAGGAGGATTAATAAGGAACTGTTGCATTGAGGATTTGCTTCAACCGAAAATTGAAGTGAGGTTTGTCGTGAGGTGAAAAAGTTGAAGTAGGCGAATCTGGGTTTCTAGATTTCGCATGAATGATTCTGCTAGACTTGGCATCCATTTACGGAATAGTAAAATATTTGACTATTTCATTTAACTAATGACCTCAACTCAATAACTTCTCTCTGCTAATATCTCATATATGAAACACTTCTTTCCTACTCCCCATAATAAGTGCTAGTGAGTCCGTCTCATCTTAGTCCCAAGGAGAACAAATGGGGAGAGCATTGGAATACTTTTCCTCGAAGAAACCTCCAACAATTTTTTTCACAATGCCATCAGACAGGCATTCCAAAACGAAGTTTCTCAGAACAGCCAAATGGAACCCTCCATacttcaaaaaaaaaaaaatctcccTATGCATCTCCAATACAGGGACAtcagaaatacaaaaaatgACATCTACCTCGTTTTGTGTATCTTGTCTATCCATTAAGCCAGAAAGATGCGCAAAACGAGATAGGCAAATGATGTGAAGAAGTTCTAGACTATATCTCTCATAAACCTTTGTGCTTGTGGTTTGATCAAGTAAGTTTTCCTCAGTTGTAACAATTTATTGGTAAATACTGCAAAAGTTCTCTTAAATGATACTAGCTTGCTATGTATTGCATGCATTTAGATCAGGAAACAAACTCATAGATCTGTAGTATTTGTTTGGTCTCATTATGTGCCTTTGATAATAGTTAGCGAGCCAAGCAGGCTTTCTTTGGTGGAAAGGTAACAAAAGACCTGATCATCAACCATATCTGATTTAGGAGGTGCTGTGTCAGACTAGGATGGCAATGGATAGCAAAAGCTCCTTGGTAAAATAATCATATCAACCTCTGCTCCAAAGCAAAGATCCACGGCATGGTTTCTTGACAAAAGCGCATATCTCTTTGGACTATGTGAAAGCAATATCATGAAGGGGTAGATTACACATTCACAGATTCAACTACAATAGGTTCTGACCCAGTTTACTCCTGTGAGCGACTGGacatttctctttctcttacACCCAAAGCTGTCTATCTGATCATTTCACATATTGCTGCCTCGAGGCACCCATGATGTCGCCGACTAAGCAGAGTCTCAAACATGACTTGATATAGTAACTAGGGCAACTTTTTCCCTTGGAcctgattttgatttttcttcccACAACCTCTTCAATTACTTTTAAAGCACCAACCTTCTCAAAATAATCTAAACTCTTCACTtgatcatcaacaacaactcaaactcaaaacacCATTTCTAATTGCTCCGTTGCTTTCGCATTTCATAATGCCTCAATTCGTCATTGATATGCTATACACTGGCATAGCCGTAGCCACAGTTGTAAGCTTCCCTTTACCTCTCAAGATCGACAAGAAGCAGCCTTCTTACTCTGGCGGAGACCGCACCACTGTTCATTCAGTATTTGATGGTTTTCAATAAGGAATATATACTGATAAATGGGGTAGATGGCAGTgggttttataatattccCTCGATTGGTAGTTGCCTTCCTTAGGGGAGTAGTGGGAGCAACAATAAGAGTTCGTTTGCAATTTTAGTGGAGAGAGATTGTTGAGAATATGTAAGTGTTTTTAATCAATCTCCTTTGTACTTTTTGAGAACTTTGCGAGACCCAGAAACACAAAATACTCTCTTATAAACCAAGATCATTCTTATGTCTAACGATGAGGTTTTAGATCGTACTTCGCACTGCCGCCAGGAAGCGCATCGAAAGCCACGAGATGGCATCTACTACACCTTGCAGTTCGATTGGTCAGTAATGTTTCTCAAAACTAAAGCCAAAAAGAAGCAATATGCTAACACCCTTCGAGGGCACAGAGACAAACAACAAAAGCACACACAACAAAGCCTCGCCGTATCGGCTGCAGCAAAGCACTCGACCTTTTTCACTCGGCAGGCAAACACCAACGAGGCCCATTGACGTCAACAGGTGCGCTTTCGTGTATTCAATCGGATGGTAGCGAACAGTCGTGGTTCCTTCCTGGAAATGTCTTTCGTGGTAAGACATGATCCTTAGCCATTCATAATTCAAAGCTAATATCCTTACAGTTATACCGAAAGAGTGGAAAGGGATTCATTAGCATGAAAATACTTTTCCCACTATCGTTCAATCAAACCCCACCTCCCGCTTCAAGATTCCCTCGAGGATTCCCTTCTCAATTCTCctttcaattccaattccaaattacaatccaaagatatcaatgaTCAAGTGCAAGATGATTTAAAGGAAACAATTGATCGAGAACTACGCGACCGCAGCCAGTCAGTGCTTGTCTTTATACATCGCTGCTGATGTGATTGATCGCGCACCAACTGAGCACGAAATAACTGGTTGAAGAGCTCCACATCAACCTCACTGGATCATTCCTGATTTCCTGGACTGTTTGTCTTCAGAGCTGCCCCATGAGAACAAAATTCCTCTTGAGCTCTACAATCGATTGCCATCAACAGCAAACAGAGTTTCAAGACATGCAACATGCTTTCCGAAGAACTGGTCACTTCTTGTCTGCCCGTCATCGTGCCGCAACCTGTAGTAGAGAATACGCAGAGCTAAATTAACTACCCTGCATCTTCCTTGACACCACGCTACTACTGAACGACTGCATGAGCGTCCGCAACATCTTTGATGAAAATCTCCGATACACTGGCGGCAAAAGCAACTTTTCTACCTCACCAAAACAGCACTTACTGTCAAGTCAGCTGCTTCCGAGCGCACAAAGGATGTTCGGAGGTCAACTCTGACCAAGGTCTGTTCTCAGAAAGACAGTTTGTGTCAAGATCTAGTATCAAAGTTGAAGCATCTTTCCCTAAACGGAAGTACCGGAGACCGCGACTTGGCACTATTGTGGCAGGCAGAACCATATCGTGTGCCGAGAGGAGGGTCGATTGACAGACCAAGAAGATCTAATACAAAGCCAACTGATACCTCGTCGATCAAATAGAGCAAAAGCTTAAGCATGCAACATTCCAGCCGAAGTGCGGTCCTCAGTCCAAGCAGGCTACACTATTTGGGCAGCATAGCCTATGCAATAGGCAGCTGCCAAACCAAAAGCTGGAAATTCGAATTCCAGATACAATCCGTTTAGTGATTCACGTAGGCCTAATCAAATTTGAACCGCTCAGAGATCCTCTTATTGGAGCTTGAGTAACGAATGCCACCATCAGCTGCGGCATAGATTGCCAGCCGGTCCATCGTATGGTCCTACCTCGCCCCTTCACTCGCCAACTTCTCCAAATTACAGTCCATCTAGTCATACTATGCTAGATGGACTGAAGTTTGGTATTCTCAAATAAGACACTCTGGCTATGGAAAGCTGGCAAGAGGTCTAATTGGAGCCAGCACTTTGAAGGGAAGAAACTATAAAAGCAGGGATGTAAATGAACCAACAGGCTATAAACCGACGGGGCTTTCGACCAATTTCATTGCTCCGGCACGTCAGCCCGTTGAATATCAACAGTAAACATGGCTAACAATTCATGCAAGTTCGTAGGACCCGAGGAGCCCCGCAATTCACAGACCATGCTGAACTCCATCCGAATACTCTGATATTCCTTCCGCCGCCCAATCCCCTAATCTGGGTCACCAAGATAGCTTTGAAGCGATCGACCAACAGTACTGACCAATGCAACACCATCAAGACTCAAAACTCTGGAAAGTAATGTCTATCGGCAAATTACACCGTTGTTAGTGGGAAGTTCCAAGCACTTGCGGAAACGCAAGAAGAATGAGCGAAGCCCCTCAAGCAGATCCAAGCACAGGGGGCTTCAATACATTCTCATTCTGCGGGTGCTTGGAACTTCCTGAGCCGGCACGTAATGCCGACAAAAATGCGGCTCTCAAGATAAGGTGGACCAACTTGGTCGATCTTTCCAGCGAATGGGTCATACGTCTTCCCATTTGATGGTATCCTGATGCCAATGTCAATAGGGATAAGCCCAAGCTGCAGGATTCAACTCCTGTTCAGAAGTTATTATTTCTCCGGCTTTCAGCTGGTGTTCTAGTAACGCTTCTTGGCAATGCGAACAAAATCTTCCAGGATATCCTCAGCTTGGCGGGGGAAGAGGGTCCTCGATATCGCTACTGTAGCAAGGAAAGATGGTGGGTGGCCATATCCAAGCCAACCCAAAGCAACAACGAGTTTCGATTTCAGTACGTTTATTGCAGAACTCAGATCGAACAAGCTCTATGTAAATTCAAAGTCAGTGAGGTAGTCTCTTCCAATTCTCACGTCAATTCCGTCGAGAATCTTTGTATGTCTGCAGAGGAGAGATCCACCCAAGTCAAACAACCTAAGCTAATACAACCAGAACAACGAGTGGCAGACGCGACTGGATACTGTGGTTACTTTAAGCATTCGCCTTTTTGATACAAGTTCACAGACTGGATCTCGCTAATGAGCATTCGTGCTTTGCATAGCTCCTCTCCCTTTCGGTGTGAATCTTCCTTCTAGAAATCCCAATACTAACATGAACTGGGGTTTTCAGCAGTGGGAATTTGACAAATCGCACCTATGTCTGGAAAATCGTGGAACGTGGTTTCGAGTTGCAATACAATTGCTCCACTCCAACTGCACTAGCAGCAGCTCCTTGCTCGAAAACTTTCATTTCGTCGTTGGCAGACTCCTGCCTCGCCAGTTATTTTGCGAGTCGTCTTGTCATCTTCCGTACGCCAATCGCCCTTCTCATATCCTTTTAGTGTTCACATcgaaaagggaaagagaggcAATCTCGAACCAAAGGACCTTATGTATGTCAAATTTTGGGAGAAGCGAATACAGATGCAAATACTAGTCATTGAGCTTTCGGATTTCCTTCTGATCCATCCTTCTTACTTGAAACGACGACAGATTTTGTTTACTTTAAAATTCCAACCGAATTGTGCTGTAAGTGAAAATTGAGTGAAAAGGATCATTTGAAAACAAGCTGACGATAATagatcaaatttcttttttttaaggAAGACAAATTGCGATTTATTGGGAATCATTATACATGGAAGCAAAAGCTGCCGCCGTTGGTTTCGAAAACTCCTTTCATGTACATCACTAACGCCTCCCCAAACCTCATTTTTACGTGACCTTGTCCATAAGCACCTGAAGGATCAGAAAAATCTCCACCAGATGAAGATAATCATGAAAAGTCCTAGCCCACCAATTGGTCCATATTGCTTCAACATCAGTTCCCAGTTGATTCTTACGGCAGCTTTGCGGTATTTCTTGCTGTCTTCTCTCAATCTGCTGCTCACCTCACCCATACGCTCCAGGTTATCTCCTCTGTAGAGCAAGTCTTCAATATTCTTGGTCATAACCTTGGTAACATCTCGAAGTTCATCGTTAAGCTTGTCAAGATTCTGTGTTGCTCGTGTATCGGAATATGTGGATTTTGTCCGCGAAATGAACGTATCAAAATCCATGAAGGCATATGGCCGTAAAGTTGGTGAGTGTACTTGAGTGGCGGGGTATGTGGTGTTGAATTCGGTGGAAAGATCAGAGAGGTATGTGAATGCAAGCTTTCGTGGGTATGAGCGTTCGCAAATGCAGAGGAAAACGATGTCGTTGGCGATCATATAGCTGGGATCATGTTAGAAAggtatgtatgatatatCCACTTTGAACTTTAGTTGCTAATAGATCACAAGTAATAGAAAGGCAGATGGTAATTCTGTCTCTCCAGATTATAGTCTAGAAAATTGCCAATTCGGATGCAGACTGCCGATAATCTCCTTCATTGCTCAGAACCAAAATCAGGAGATATGTTGAAGAGTTTCGTGGTGAAAACAGTTGTTCGTATACCACTTGCGCATATTATTCGAAGCAAATTTCAGATCTGCGCTTGCAAATTCTCACTTTGCCATTCCGTTTTGTGAGACTGTATGCGCTTCTTGAAAGAAGTACCATGGTTCTCGGCCTTGTTGCATCCCCCAGTAACGGCTACAGAACCAACCAAAGACAAGATTCATCCAGATGGACCAAAAGATATTGTGTTCTTGTACGTACTGCATAGTATATGGACCGCTATCGAGAGTTGCTTGATCGGCAGAATTTCGATTCATTTTTCGGAGCACCATCTTGACTTGTGACTTGATCTCTGCAAGGGAAGTCTCAGTCTGAAAATCACCCAAGTCAGCTTCGTAACCCCCAACTTAAGAACAGCATGCGCACCTGCTCGTCGTCAACTGAGGCGCATAACATAAGACCTGTGTTGCGAGATTAGCCGCATTCTGCAAAGTGTCATCGAAAATCGCCATACCATCCAGCCTCGCGATTTGTGTGGATTTGATCATCTTGTCTGGTTGTAGCTGGAGCTCCTCGAGGTATGTGTATCGAACTTATTAGGTGttatttaatactttatGAAATTAATACATGTATCGCAGATCTTGTGCAGATCTTCACTTGATATTAGAAAGaccagagaaagaagaccTCAGAAAAGTACAGATCAAGAAATTTATCATTCAAAGAGGTGGAAGTGTTCAAAAGGAACTGGTTACTTCAATGGATTCCAAAGCTGttccaatttccatcatccatGTCTAGAGCCCTGAGTCGGATTAACTCTCTCCGAAGACCGACATGACACCTTCCCCCTTATAGCCCTTATCGCACGAGGCTACCAATGACGCACCAAGTGAGGAGGAGGCTACAacagatatttattatattctcaaaagaaTATTTTGGTGAGTTCTTGTTTTGTTCTCTTCaactttcaatttcaaacaaTCTTTTTCAGATCGGAAGtctttatattgaaaaagccAATCGTTTCAGAAAGGAAACCCCTCTGTTCTCTAACCTTGACTctattctttccttcttttaaAGAGAGGATTATACTGCATTATCTGCTTGGCCAATTCTGccacttttcttttcctttcttttcagTTTCCTCAATCTCTACCACCACTTCCAAACCATTTGTGTTACCAATATTCTGATGGCTTTACCTAGTGCGCCTCCTGTTCCGGAGACGGCAGCTCCACCGAGCTCGCCTGTTCTGGGCCCCGCGGATTCTGGAATTAATTCCCAGACCGCGGCGGCAGCGACATCGGTTCCGTTGTCAGAAGCTTCGCTCTCGGCTTATAACGAGGCGATTGGGGTGCTCGACCCAATCGCCCCGTATCAAACAGCAGCAAGACCAGTAAGTATACCCATATAATCACGTGTTCAAGATCTAGACCTTGAGCTGACTTCTAAATTCAGGAGAGAGACCTGGCTCCTACTAGGGAAATGAGCCAATTTCCTGGAGAAAGACCACTCAGTGCTCACTTCATGATCTCATCTTGCTCGGATAAAGCCTACGTTCCAACGCCATTCAACACCCCTCGCACCGCGTCTCGAAGAGAATCTCACCCTCATCTTGCACAAGCCTCCTCTCctagaagagaagaaaagccAACTTTAAGAGGGGCAGCGCCTCGTCTCCGCGGCGGTGGTGGTGTAGGTGAAAATGAGAAGGTCTACCTTCGTGGGGGAGGCCCAAAGAAGAGACGTGGTGCTGCTGCTGGTAATGGTCGCAAGAAGCCAAAGCCTGACAAGTACGCGGATGTTGACCACTTGTTGTCCGACTTTAAATCACCTATCTTTCAAGAAGACGCTAATATCAAGGTAATGCttctaatttctttttgccATATTATACTAACATTTGCCAGGCGGTTCTTACTCATCCACTGACAAGGCAAACGATGACCGAGCAAAGTGAACCATACCCTTTCGATGAGATGACTGGAGATGAGATTGCAACTACTGTCGCAGACTTCAAGTCGGATGGTAGCTACGGAAGATTTGATCCTGACTGGATAGATCAAGCTATTAAAGCATCTCAAATCCGCGCATCTGGTGGCTATGATGCCTATCTA is from Botrytis cinerea B05.10 chromosome 16, complete sequence and encodes:
- the Bcsec22 gene encoding Bcsec22, with the protein product MIKSTQIARLDGLMLCASVDDEQTETSLAEIKSQVKMVLRKMNRNSADQATLDSGPYTMHYMIANDIVFLCICERSYPRKLAFTYLSDLSTEFNTTYPATQVHSPTLRPYAFMDFDTFISRTKSTYSDTRATQNLDKLNDELRDVTKVMTKNIEDLLYRGDNLERMGEVSSRLREDSKKYRKAAVRINWELMLKQYGPIGGLGLFMIIFIWWRFF
- the Bcvps55 gene encoding Bcvps55, which codes for MTAGLKTIISLSFVLALGFLLVILSCALFHQYLPLLVVLTFILAPLPNFLASRCSSPDDFSDSSSSGVLDLGRFATGFLCMMGVALPAVLAHSHIITVPAMFMSIIGGVLIYGTIISFGMFFQEEAEF
- the Bcpre5 gene encoding Bcpre5; amino-acid sequence: MFRNNYDNDSVTFSPQGRIFQVEYASEAVKQGSVVVGIVSKTHAVLVALKRNAEELSSYQKKVIAIDEHVGLALAGLASDARVLSNFMKNQTLASRLTYDRAIPIERLVASIGDRAQTNTQHYGKRPYGVGLLVAGVDETGPHLFEFQPSGMTQEMNACAIGARSQMARTYLERHLEEFPDCGKEELVKHGLRALKESLAQDKELTVENTSVGVVGVKAEGAKSIEGFKLFDGQDVKQWVDLAADSAEGAEGTEAAEGGDSMEVDA